Below is a window of Geomonas oryzisoli DNA.
AGATGCCAGATGAAGTGCAGTTCGGAGCGGCAGTCGCCGGGCGGTTCCACCGCCTTGTGGTGCCACTGCAAAAGGCGCTGCGTATTGGTGAAGGAGCCATCCTTCTCGGTGTGGGCGGCGCAGGGGAAGAAGAAGACCTCGGTGCCGATATCCGCCGGTTTGACGTCGCCGGCAACGATCTCGGGCGCATTACGCCAGAACTCCGCCGTTTCGGTTGGGGCGAAATCACGCACCACGAGCCACTTCAGGTTGCGCAGCCCCTTGCGCTGCAGGGCGCAGTTCATCGACCCCACCGCCGGGTTTTCTCCCATGACGAAATACCCCTGCACCAGGGAATCGGCCATCGCGGCCACCGTCACCATGTGGGAGTGGTCGCCGGAGATGTGAGGCAGGTAGTGGTAGCACCAGTCGTTTTGCAACGTGGCGGCCGCACCGTACCATGCCTTCAGCAGCGACACCGTGTACTTGGGAAACTCGCTCCACCAGCCTGAGGCCGATTCGTTGTACTCCAGGTACTTCTTGAGGTCGGTATCATAGGAAGCCTTGGGCATGGGGAGGTAACCGGGGAGCATGTTGTAGAGGGTCGGGATATCAGTGGAGCCCTGGATGGACGAGTGCCCGCGCAGCGCCATGATGCCGCCGCCGGGGCGCCCGATGTTGCCCAGCAGCATCTGCACGATGGCCGCCGTGCGGATGTACTGCACCCCTATGGAGTGCTGGGTCCAGCCGACGGCGTAGCAGAAGGCGCTGGTCCGGTCACGGCCGGAGTTGTCGCACAAAGCGCGCGCCACCTTCTCGAACAGCTCGGGAGGAACGCCGCAGGCCTCCTGCACCACCTCGGGCGTGTAGCGGGAGAAGTGCCTTTTCACGATCTGGAAGACGCACAGCGGATCGGTGAGCGTGAAGTCGTGTTGTTCCGCGGAAACGATAGCGCCGCGCTCTGCACGCGGTTCCCCCGAGAACATCTCACGGTGCCCGGCGGCGGGTGTTACCTCGAGACCCCGGTACTGCCAGGAGGATGGATCGTACTGTCCCTTCTCGGCATCCCAGCCGCTGAAGAGGCCATCCAGGTCCTCGGTATCCTGGTAGTCCTCCGAGACCAGCGCGGCGGCATTGGTGTAGTTGATCACGTAATCCCTGAACCAGCGGTCGTTGGTGATGATGTAGTTGACCAGGCCTCCCAGGAAGGCGATGTCGCTGCCGGGACGGATCGGGACGTGGATATCGGCTACGGCGCTGGTGCGGGTGAAGCGGGGATCGACGTGGATGATGGTGGCGCCGCGGCGTTTGGCCTCCATGACCCAGCGGAAGCCGACCGGGTGACATTCGGCCATGTTGGAGCCCTGGATGACGATGCAGTCGGAATGTTGCAGGTCCTGCTGGAAGGTGGTCGCCCCGCCCCTGCCGAACGAGATCCCCAGACCGGGGACCGTGGAGGAGTGTCAGATCCGCGCCTGGTTCTCAATCTGGACGATGCCAAGCGAAGTGAAGAGCTTCTTGATCAGGTAGTTCTCCTCGTTGTCGAGGGTCGCTCCGCCGAGATGGGCGATGCCGAGCGTCCGTCGCAGGGGGTGCCCCTTTTCGTGCTGATCCTCCCAGGTTTCATCGCGGCTCTGTTTGACCCGGTCGGCCACCATCTCCATCGCCTGCTGCAGCGGGATCTTCTCCCATCTGATGCCGTACGGGCGCCGGTACAGGACGTTCATGGCCCGGTGAGTACCGGTGACGAGTTGCATGGTGGCCGATCCCTTGGGGCAGAGGCACCCCTCGGAGATGGGGGAGTCGTAATCCCCCTCTATATCCATGATCTTGCCGTCTTTGACGTAGACCTTCTGGCCGCATCCGACGCCGCAGAAAGGGCAGATCGACTCTACCACCTTGTCCGCGTCGGCGGTCCTGGGACTGAGGGAGCGTGTTCTCTCTGTCATGGCGGATTCACGCAGTCCGCCCGGGTCGCGATTGGCCACCTGGCGCAGGGCCGGCCACGTTAGGAACCAGTTTTTCTTTGCCATCGCCTGCTCCTTGATAAACCGGGTTAAAAAACATTAGATGGGTTTAACATTGATGATAACAAAGTCAAACTTTAAATAGGGGACCAGCAGAAGCTTGGGGTAAAGGGTATAGTCTGTTTTCGGATCGTAGGAGTGCCGGCAAAGACAAATCCCCCCTGCCCCCCCTTTGACAAGGGGGAACGTGATGTCACGTTCAGCACTTCGTTTATTATTTGCACATAGAGCCAGACACGTGGTCCCTGTAGGGGCGAATAATCATTCGCCCCCCTGCCCGTTCACTCGCAATTTGCTGTAGGGACTCCCGCACTCAACATTGAATGAAAAAAGCACCTGCCGGCGCGAGGCCGACAGGTGCTTTTTACTATTAGGGGACTGGCTCCGCCAGGTGCCTGTCCCCTTAGTGCTTTGGGAAGGCGGCTGAGCTGAAAGGAGCGTTCCGCTAGGGGGACAGGCACCTAACGGAGCCTGACCCCTTCCGGCAAGGGGATTACTTGAAGGTAGCCAGGATGTACTTAGCGATGGCATTCGCCTCGGCATCGGGCACGGCCTTGGCGTCGAACTTGGTCATCCCCGGACCCGGATTGCGCATCTTGGCGACGATGTCCTTCTCGGTCTTCACGCCGTTGGCGGCGAGGTCCTTCTTGCCGAGCCCCTTCTTCGGGTTGATGATGTTGCCACCTTTCGGATGACAGGCGACACAGTGCTGATCGAACTTGGCCTTGGCATCGATCTTCTCGCCCTTCTTGGCTTCGGCGAAGGCGGGAACCGCGATTACCGACATAGACAGCACAGCAGCAGTAGCAATGACAACTTTTTTCATGTTGATTCCTCCTTGGTAGTATCGGGGGGGCGTGCCCCAGTTGAGTATCGCTTGCAGCCTAATAGCACCCGGCTGGAAAGGAAAAGCGGAATCAATGCTAGTCTAGATTTTCCTGTTGTCAATGACACGACATGCTTTGCCTTCCGCCCTCGGGATGCTGTTCGGCTCAACCAGCTTCACAACGGCACCGACGCCGAGTACGGAATCGATCTTCTTCTCGACCTTGTCCAGGAAAGCCTTTTGCATCTTCATCTCGTCGAAGAAGATGTTCTCGGTGACCTCGATCCGGATCTCGAGGGTATCGAGCGCCCCCTTCCGGTCCACGACCAGCTGGTAGTGCGGCTGGCACCCCTCGATGGCGAAGAGCACGTCCTCGATCTGGGACGGGTAGACGTTCACCCCCTTGATGATGAGCATGTCGTCGGAACGCCCCATGGTCTTCTTCATGCGCACCATGGTCCTGCCGCAGTCGCACTTTTCGTAGTCGAGCGAGGTGATGTCACGGGTCCGGTAGCGCACCATCGGGAAGGCTTCCTTGGTGAGGGAGGTGAGAACCAGTTCGCCCACGCTCCCCGGGGGCAACACCGCGCCGGTGTCGGGGTCGATGATCTCGGCTATGAAATGGTCCTCGGAGATGTGCATGCCGCACTTGCACAGGCACTCGCCGGCTACCCCCGGGCCGATGACCTCGGAGAGCCCGTAGTTGTCGGTAGCGGTGATGCCGAGACGCTCCTCGATCTCGCGGCGCATCGATTCGGACCAGGGCTCGCCGCCGAAGAGACCGACCTTCAGGGTCAGGCTCTTGGGATCGATGCCCATCTTCTCCATCCGCTCCGCGATGGTGACCGCGTAGCTCGGGGTGGAAACCAGCGCGGTGGTGCGGTAGTCCTGCATGATCATGATCTGTTTTTCGGTGTTCCCCGCTCCCATCGGGATGACGGAGGCGCCGATCATCTCGGAGCCGTAGTGCAGGCCGAAGGCGCCGGTAAAGAGGCCGTAGCCGAAGGCGATCTGAACCACGTCATCGCTGTTGACGCCGGCCGCGGTCATGAAGCGGGCCACCAGGCCGGACCACACCTTGAGGTCGTGCTTGGTATAGCCGACGACCGTCGGCTTGCCGGTGGTGCCGGAGGAGGAGTGGATGCGAACCACCTCGCGCAGCGGCACCGCGAACATGCCGTAGGGGTAGTTGAGGCGCAGGTCCTCCTTGGTGGTGAACGGGAGCTTGGACAGGTCGGCGAGGGACTGCACATCCTCGGGGACGATCCCCATCTCCTTGAACCTGGTGCGGTAGCAGGTGACGTTCTTGTAAACGCGGTTCAGAGTAGCCTGGAGCCGCTCCAGTTGGAGTTGCTCGATCTCTTCCCGCGGCATGCACTCGTAATCGGGATCCCAAATCTGCATAAAAACCTCGCTTCAATTGACAATTGACAATTGACAATGGACAACTAAAACCCGCTGCAATTGACAATTGACAATGGACAGCCCCCCCGCTTGCTGGCCTCGACACAGGCCGTCAGCAAATAGCGGGTTCATAATTGTCAATTGTCCATTGTCAATTGTGCATTGATTATCATCTCTCCCAAATTTCTTTCTTGTCGCGCCCGAGATAGGCGCGCTGCACGTCCTTGTTTTCCAGCAACTCGGACGCCTTTCCTTCAAGTATCACTTTACCGGTCTCAAGGACATAGCCGCGGTCGGCGACCTTCAGGGCGGCGCGGGCATTCTGCTCTACCAAGAGGATGGTGGTCCCTTCCTCGCCCCTCAGACGCTCGATCACCTTGAAGATGTCCTGCACGACCAGCGGGGCGAGCCCCATGGACGGTTCGTCCAGAAGCAGCAGTTTCGGGCGGGCCATGAGCGCACGGCCGATGGCAAGCATCTGCTGCTCCCCGCCGG
It encodes the following:
- the fdh gene encoding formate dehydrogenase; this encodes MAKKNWFLTWPALRQVANRDPGGLRESAMTERTRSLSPRTADADKVVESICPFCGVGCGQKVYVKDGKIMDIEGDYDSPISEGCLCPKGSATMQLVTGTHRAMNVLYRRPYGIRWEKIPLQQAMEMVADRVKQSRDETWEDQHEKGHPLRRTLGIAHLGGATLDNEENYLIKKLFTSLGIVQIENQARIUHSSTVPGLGISFGRGGATTFQQDLQHSDCIVIQGSNMAECHPVGFRWVMEAKRRGATIIHVDPRFTRTSAVADIHVPIRPGSDIAFLGGLVNYIITNDRWFRDYVINYTNAAALVSEDYQDTEDLDGLFSGWDAEKGQYDPSSWQYRGLEVTPAAGHREMFSGEPRAERGAIVSAEQHDFTLTDPLCVFQIVKRHFSRYTPEVVQEACGVPPELFEKVARALCDNSGRDRTSAFCYAVGWTQHSIGVQYIRTAAIVQMLLGNIGRPGGGIMALRGHSSIQGSTDIPTLYNMLPGYLPMPKASYDTDLKKYLEYNESASGWWSEFPKYTVSLLKAWYGAAATLQNDWCYHYLPHISGDHSHMVTVAAMADSLVQGYFVMGENPAVGSMNCALQRKGLRNLKWLVVRDFAPTETAEFWRNAPEIVAGDVKPADIGTEVFFFPCAAHTEKDGSFTNTQRLLQWHHKAVEPPGDCRSELHFIWHLGRRLKELYRTSTEQKDLALRDLTWDYRSIGDIEEPDAEEVLAEISGYTLGGHRYLSGYKELKDDGSTVCGCWIYCGCYKDGVNQPARRKPASEQTWVAPEWGWAWPANRRLLYNRASADPDGKPWSERKKYVWWDTEQRKWTGYDNPDFIVDRPPEYRPPPDAKGIDTLSGIDPFIMQAEGKAWLYDPNGLLDGPLPTHYEPEESVLKNPLYGQQCNPARMEWIRKDNPYHKAWGDPDYPFIATTYRLTEHHTAGGMSRWVPWLCELQPEMFVEVSPELAELRGLENGGWATVSTIRGEIEARVLVTGRMQPFVQQGQTLHTVGIPYHWSWIGRSTGDAANELTAFVADPNVSIEESKAFSVQLVAGRRSKKRRAAAQGPLAEREVAGPERDLPPVHEKPGGKHGLHAGKTEMTEES
- a CDS encoding c-type cytochrome, giving the protein MKKVVIATAAVLSMSVIAVPAFAEAKKGEKIDAKAKFDQHCVACHPKGGNIINPKKGLGKKDLAANGVKTEKDIVAKMRNPGPGMTKFDAKAVPDAEANAIAKYILATFK
- a CDS encoding phenylacetate--CoA ligase family protein → MQIWDPDYECMPREEIEQLQLERLQATLNRVYKNVTCYRTRFKEMGIVPEDVQSLADLSKLPFTTKEDLRLNYPYGMFAVPLREVVRIHSSSGTTGKPTVVGYTKHDLKVWSGLVARFMTAAGVNSDDVVQIAFGYGLFTGAFGLHYGSEMIGASVIPMGAGNTEKQIMIMQDYRTTALVSTPSYAVTIAERMEKMGIDPKSLTLKVGLFGGEPWSESMRREIEERLGITATDNYGLSEVIGPGVAGECLCKCGMHISEDHFIAEIIDPDTGAVLPPGSVGELVLTSLTKEAFPMVRYRTRDITSLDYEKCDCGRTMVRMKKTMGRSDDMLIIKGVNVYPSQIEDVLFAIEGCQPHYQLVVDRKGALDTLEIRIEVTENIFFDEMKMQKAFLDKVEKKIDSVLGVGAVVKLVEPNSIPRAEGKACRVIDNRKI